The stretch of DNA GGGCGCGGGAGTGACAGCTGGCTGAGGAGGTTCCGGTGTCTTGGCCGGTTCCGCCAATTCCAACTCGATTGCCGCCGGATCGGTGAGTGGAAAGCGGGTTTCACATTGCGGGCACTTGCCGATCTTACCCAACAGCTTCGGATCGCGCAATTTTAATTTTGAACCGCACTGCGGACAAGGAATCACAATCGGTTGCATGAAGCGCTCCGAAACTACTGACTTCCAGGGCATCCAGAATCGGCTCAGCTCCTAGCGATCGCCGAGATGCCGGGGTGATCGCAATCAGTTCTTTTCGGCCTGACCGCCGACCTCGGTCATAATCCTCACGAGATCGACAACGGAGTCCGTGTTCATCTTCCGCATAATGCTCGTGCGCTGATTGCGAACGGTGTTAAAACTTGTGCCGAGCTGTGAAGCGATTGTTTTGGTTGGATTCCCCTCAATGATCAACTCCAACACGGTTTTTTCGCGCGGCGTGAGGGTATCGACCCGTACTTGCAACTCGCGATTGCGATTCCATTGCTTCCGTGCCTCGAGGTTTTTCCCCATGGCTTCTCGCACCCGGCGAATCAAATCATCAGCACGAAACGGCTTTTCAATAAAATCAGCGGCCCCGGTTTTCATCGCCCCAACAGCCATCGACACATCGGCGTGGCCGGTGAGAATGATGGTGGTCACCGGAACTTCCATTTTTGACAAATGCCGCTGCAATTCCAATCCGCTCATCCCGGGCATCCGCACGTCCAAAAGCAAACAGCCGGCGCGTTCCGGGTCGAAGCGATCCAAAAACTCCAACGCATCGGAATACATTTCCGTGCGGATTTTCGCGGTGGATAGTAGAGTCGCTAATGAGTCACGGATGATTTGATCGTCATCGATAACAAAGACGGTTGGCTCGTGAGTCATAGGGACGTCCTTTCAATTACAGGCAAGTTGAACCGAAACATCGTCCCGTTGGCTGAGGTGTTGGCCACATACAAGCGGCCGCCGTGAGCCTCGATAATGGTTCGGCTGATGGAAAGCCCCATCCCCATGCCTTTGTCCTTCGTCGAATAAAACTGCTCAAATACGCGTCCCACATCCGTCGAGGCGATTCCCGGACCGTTGTCGGAGACCTCGACATCAATTGTCTCGTCGGCCTTCGTTGAAACGGAAATCACCAACAACGGTTGCTCGATATGCGAACTCTCCATGGCCTCAATGGCATTGCGGACGAGATTGAGAAGCACCTGCTCGATTTGTATACGGTCGGCCAGTACGCCAGGGACCTCATCGGGCGTGCTGATTTGGACCTCAACCCCGGACTGAGCAACGTCTGCGTCAACAAGTGCTAAGACTTCTCGAATCGCGTCACCCAAGTCCACCGCATGATACATAGAATCGCGGCGAACTACTAGTTTTCGCAGTCGTCGCACAATTTCCCCTGCCCGTTGCGCCTGAGCCTCAATTTTGCTCAGGACCTCTGACAGCTTTTCAGAATGCGGTGTCGCCGAGGCGGACTCCAACATCATCAAACAGGCAGCCGCATAGGATGCGATCCCCGAAATCGGCTGATTCAATTCATGCGCGATCCCTGTCGCCATTTCACCCATCGTACTCAACCGTGTGACATGCGCTAGCTCATCACGATGTCGACGGTTCCGCTCTTCTGCTTGGCGTTCCGCCGACACGTCCCGCACAATGGATAATAGTTCGTCCTTGGCACCGACCAGAACGCGTGTTTCATAATCATGGGGGACCCCGTCCAGATCCAAGCGGTATTCAATCACTTGGACCTTACCGGTCTCCGCAGCTCTGCGTTGCGAGTCGACGCAAAGTTGGGCAACGTCGGGTGGCAATACGTCTTCAATTTTCTTTCCTAGAAACTCCTCCCGAGGCAAATACGGAGCAGATTCGGCGGCCGGAATGAAATCGAGGAGCGTCCCGTCCCGATGAATGCGGAAAATCATATCTGGAATCGCTTCGAGCAGCGCGCGTAGTGTCGATTCGCTTTGCCGCAGTTCCTCCTCCACCTGCACGCGGGCGGTCACATCCTGCGTTGTCCCGGAAATCAATACTGCTTTGCCCGAGTCGTCAAACGTCACCTGGGCCTGTCCATGCAGAGATTTCTTTGTACCGCTGGGCAAGATGACCCGGTAGTCGATGCTATAACAGCCTGTCTTTTCTATCGCACCATTGAAGGCATCACGAACAATGTCACGGTCGTCGGGATGGATGGCGTTTAAAAATGCACTGAACGAGGCTTTAAACGTGTTGGGATCCACCTCAAAGATGCGGAACATCTCCTCGGACCACTCCACCAGGTCCGACTCCAAGTTCCAATCCCAATTGCCGAGATGGGCCATCTCTTGGGCGGACTGCAGGCGTTCCTTGCTTTTTCGTATGGTTTCATCCGCAAGCACGCGATGCGTGACATCCAATAACGTGACGACTAACCCGATTACATTTCCGTCACGGTCTTTCACCGGCGTCAACGCCCAATTCCAATAGGTCACCGGTTTCTTTGAATCCAAGACATTGGCAAACGGTTTTGCCCATTCCGAATGTGGCTCGGTCGATTCGATCACCGATTGAAAAACGGTCCGCAATTCGTCGTTGGGATAGACATCAAAGAAATGATCCCCTTCCACAAATCGTGGGCAGATCCCCTCCTCTGCCGCTACGGACCAGGCGCGATTGACCATCAGATAATTCAATTGAACATCCAAATAGGCAATCAGGAATTGCGTATTGTCGAAGATGGCTTCTAACAACTGATGCGCTTCGTTCAACGATGCCTCAGCCTGTTTGCGTTCGTCGATGTCAGTCGCAAATAGGGAGACCCCATCCACTTCGCCATCGCGATAAATCGGACCATATCGGATGCTGTACCAATGCCGTTTTCCCCGCGGGCCGCGCGCCAATGCCTCAACGCTGGCAAACTTTCCGGTTGTAAAAACTTCATCCAACAGTGTTTGTAGTTCATCACGATACGCAGCATCGGCCAGATCGAATACGGAGCGGCCGTGCAACAATTTTCCCGGGACACCCATCGGAGTGCGATTGACATACGTAATCCGCGAGCTGCGATCGACCGTGACCAAATAGTCAGGCGCTGCTTGAACCATGGAGCGCCAGCGCGATTCGGAGGCCTCTAACGCGGCTGTCCGTTCAGCCACCCGCCGTTCCAAATCGCCTTGTGCCGCACGTAGCGATTTCTCATACCGTCGCCGCTCAGTAATGTCGGTGATGACCGAGATATATCCCACGACCTGACCGGAAACGTCGCGTTTGTAATTCCAGTCCATCTGCACATAGAAAATGTGGCCGTCAGCGGCGCGATGCCGCGTGATCAGCGGCTTCGCCGGTGGCTGCTCAGCGAGACACTTTTGAAAATACCGACAAAAGTCGTCCGCCTCCTGTCGAGTCGGCAACAAATCGAGGATCGACCGGCCGATGCGTTCTCCCGGCCGAAAGCCCAACATGCGGTCACATGCCGAATTGCAATACAGCAGCACTCCGTCTACGTTGAACTCTTGAATCCCGTAAGGAACCGTTTCGATCAAAGCATGGTAACGGTCAACACCATTTCGGATTTCGTTCGCCACCAGCTTCGCAGCCGTCACGTTGGTGTTCGTCCCCAACAGTCGCGTCGGTACCCCCTCGGCGTCGCAGATCATACGGCCGCGACAAACAAACCAAAATGCCTGTCCGTTTTTGTGTATAAGCCGTTGCTCGAATTCGAACGAACGCTCACCGTTTTCCAGCGAAGACTGTGATTGCTGACGCGTCCGCTCAAGATCGTCGGGATGGAGTAACTCCGACCAGGCCTCCAACCGATTTGCGATCTCATGATCTTG from Symmachiella dynata encodes:
- a CDS encoding response regulator transcription factor, whose amino-acid sequence is MTHEPTVFVIDDDQIIRDSLATLLSTAKIRTEMYSDALEFLDRFDPERAGCLLLDVRMPGMSGLELQRHLSKMEVPVTTIILTGHADVSMAVGAMKTGAADFIEKPFRADDLIRRVREAMGKNLEARKQWNRNRELQVRVDTLTPREKTVLELIIEGNPTKTIASQLGTSFNTVRNQRTSIMRKMNTDSVVDLVRIMTEVGGQAEKN
- a CDS encoding PAS domain S-box protein → MTVQECCDAFYELLRQSVVAAQPQDSSSFTKLGRQAAHAELSLLEVVRLFEKAQARLGSEQPELTLKQFAKVTATAMSETLAGYDSVEREATGDPPDSLHEIARQYTATAISHQIGVWDWDLQTNDLFIDPCLKEMLGYQDHEIANRLEAWSELLHPDDLERTRQQSQSSLENGERSFEFEQRLIHKNGQAFWFVCRGRMICDAEGVPTRLLGTNTNVTAAKLVANEIRNGVDRYHALIETVPYGIQEFNVDGVLLYCNSACDRMLGFRPGERIGRSILDLLPTRQEADDFCRYFQKCLAEQPPAKPLITRHRAADGHIFYVQMDWNYKRDVSGQVVGYISVITDITERRRYEKSLRAAQGDLERRVAERTAALEASESRWRSMVQAAPDYLVTVDRSSRITYVNRTPMGVPGKLLHGRSVFDLADAAYRDELQTLLDEVFTTGKFASVEALARGPRGKRHWYSIRYGPIYRDGEVDGVSLFATDIDERKQAEASLNEAHQLLEAIFDNTQFLIAYLDVQLNYLMVNRAWSVAAEEGICPRFVEGDHFFDVYPNDELRTVFQSVIESTEPHSEWAKPFANVLDSKKPVTYWNWALTPVKDRDGNVIGLVVTLLDVTHRVLADETIRKSKERLQSAQEMAHLGNWDWNLESDLVEWSEEMFRIFEVDPNTFKASFSAFLNAIHPDDRDIVRDAFNGAIEKTGCYSIDYRVILPSGTKKSLHGQAQVTFDDSGKAVLISGTTQDVTARVQVEEELRQSESTLRALLEAIPDMIFRIHRDGTLLDFIPAAESAPYLPREEFLGKKIEDVLPPDVAQLCVDSQRRAAETGKVQVIEYRLDLDGVPHDYETRVLVGAKDELLSIVRDVSAERQAEERNRRHRDELAHVTRLSTMGEMATGIAHELNQPISGIASYAAACLMMLESASATPHSEKLSEVLSKIEAQAQRAGEIVRRLRKLVVRRDSMYHAVDLGDAIREVLALVDADVAQSGVEVQISTPDEVPGVLADRIQIEQVLLNLVRNAIEAMESSHIEQPLLVISVSTKADETIDVEVSDNGPGIASTDVGRVFEQFYSTKDKGMGMGLSISRTIIEAHGGRLYVANTSANGTMFRFNLPVIERTSL